In one Methylobacterium sp. SyP6R genomic region, the following are encoded:
- the nuoN gene encoding NADH-quinone oxidoreductase subunit NuoN, which yields MNAAQIVMPAIGPALPELILSVGVLVLILYGAFKGERSTEGVSVGALILLILALFAVVSQPFGAKVTTFNGSFIVDGFARIMKALTLIGSGAAILLAKEHFERERIARFEYPILIVLSTIGMMIMASANDLIALYMGLELQSLAAYVIASFHRDDVRSTEAGLKYFVLGALSSGMLLYGASLVYGFTGTVSFPHIVTALREGSGLGVVLGVVFVAAGVSFKLAAVPFHMWTPDVYEGAPTPVTAFFASAPKMAAMAMAVRVFIGAFPVITPEWQQIIVFVSIASMALGSFAAIGQRSLKRLMAYSSIANVGYALIGLAAGTQEGVRGVVIYMAIYLAMTLGAFAVILSLRRGRKMYETIDDLSGLSRTHPWIAFLLAMMMFSLAGIPPLAGFFAKFYVFAAAIKANLVTLAVIGVVTSVVGAYYYLRLVKVMYFDEPAEAYEPMGPGLRIVLGLSSVVVLLFWLMPAPLVGIAGTAAKSLF from the coding sequence ATGAACGCCGCTCAGATCGTCATGCCCGCCATCGGGCCCGCCTTGCCGGAGCTGATCCTCTCGGTCGGCGTCCTGGTGCTCATCCTCTACGGCGCCTTCAAGGGCGAGCGCTCCACCGAGGGCGTCAGCGTCGGCGCCTTGATCCTCTTGATCCTCGCGCTGTTCGCGGTGGTCAGCCAGCCCTTCGGCGCCAAGGTCACCACCTTCAACGGCTCCTTCATCGTCGACGGGTTCGCCCGGATCATGAAGGCGCTGACCCTGATCGGGTCGGGCGCCGCCATCCTGCTCGCCAAGGAGCATTTCGAGCGCGAGCGCATCGCCCGGTTCGAGTACCCGATCCTGATCGTCCTCTCGACGATCGGCATGATGATCATGGCCTCGGCCAACGATCTGATCGCGCTCTACATGGGCCTCGAGCTGCAGAGCCTCGCGGCCTACGTCATCGCGTCGTTCCACCGCGACGACGTGCGCTCGACCGAGGCCGGCCTGAAGTACTTCGTGCTCGGCGCTTTGTCCTCCGGCATGCTGCTCTACGGCGCCTCGCTGGTCTACGGCTTCACCGGCACCGTCTCGTTCCCGCACATCGTCACCGCGCTTCGCGAGGGCTCGGGTCTCGGCGTGGTGCTGGGCGTGGTGTTCGTCGCCGCCGGCGTGTCGTTCAAGCTCGCCGCCGTGCCGTTCCACATGTGGACGCCGGACGTCTACGAGGGCGCGCCGACCCCGGTCACCGCCTTCTTCGCGTCGGCTCCCAAGATGGCCGCGATGGCGATGGCCGTGCGCGTCTTCATCGGCGCCTTCCCGGTCATCACGCCCGAGTGGCAGCAGATCATCGTGTTCGTGTCGATCGCCTCGATGGCGCTCGGCTCCTTCGCGGCGATCGGCCAGCGCAGCCTCAAGCGCCTGATGGCCTATTCCTCGATCGCGAATGTCGGCTACGCGCTCATCGGGCTCGCCGCCGGCACGCAGGAGGGGGTGCGCGGCGTCGTCATCTACATGGCGATCTACCTCGCCATGACGCTCGGTGCCTTCGCGGTGATCCTGTCTCTGCGCCGCGGCCGGAAGATGTACGAGACCATCGACGACCTGTCGGGCCTGTCGCGCACCCATCCGTGGATCGCGTTCCTGCTCGCCATGATGATGTTCTCGCTCGCCGGCATCCCGCCGCTCGCCGGGTTCTTCGCCAAGTTCTACGTCTTCGCCGCGGCCATCAAGGCGAACCTCGTGACCCTGGCGGTGATCGGCGTGGTGACCAGCGTGGTCGGCGCCTATTACTACCTGCGCCTCGTCAAGGTGATGTACTTCGACGAGCCGGCCGAGGCCTACGAGCCGATGGGCCCGGGCCTGCGGATCGTGCTCGGCCTGTCGAGCGTGGTGGTGCTGCTGTTCTGGCTCATGCCGGCCCCGCTGGTCGGCATCGCCGGGACCGCCGCGAAGTCGTTGTTCTAG
- a CDS encoding biotin--[acetyl-CoA-carboxylase] ligase — protein MTFVLDPAAKAAGYRLEVHDSLGSTSTQAMELARAGETGPCWVVAREQTGGRGRRGKGWGWIEGNHAASLLWPVPAGLAPDRVATLGFVAGLAVERALRRACGPGPDRRTPDFRLKWPNDVLLDGAKLVGILLEMETLPERGAFVTIGIGINVTGAPEGLPYAATSLAQAGCAVDAPGLFRLLSGAWVEVARLWDEGRGFSRIRGAWLGLAAGLDGPVAVQTGERRLSGTFETIDEAGRLVVRLAGGTRVPVSAGEVHFGAAASAA, from the coding sequence ATGACCTTCGTGCTCGACCCCGCGGCCAAGGCCGCGGGATACCGTCTCGAGGTCCATGACAGCCTCGGCTCGACGAGCACGCAGGCCATGGAACTGGCGCGGGCCGGCGAGACCGGGCCGTGCTGGGTCGTCGCCCGCGAACAGACCGGCGGCCGCGGCCGACGCGGCAAGGGCTGGGGCTGGATCGAGGGCAACCACGCCGCGAGCCTGCTCTGGCCTGTACCCGCCGGGCTCGCGCCTGATCGGGTCGCGACCCTGGGTTTCGTCGCCGGTCTTGCGGTGGAACGGGCGCTTCGTCGTGCCTGCGGTCCCGGACCGGATCGGAGAACCCCCGATTTCCGGCTGAAATGGCCGAACGACGTTCTTCTCGACGGGGCCAAGCTCGTCGGTATCCTGCTCGAGATGGAAACCCTGCCCGAGCGCGGGGCATTCGTCACGATCGGCATCGGCATCAACGTGACCGGCGCGCCCGAGGGGCTTCCCTACGCGGCGACCTCCCTGGCGCAGGCCGGTTGCGCCGTCGATGCGCCGGGGCTGTTTCGTCTGCTCAGCGGCGCCTGGGTCGAGGTCGCGCGGCTGTGGGATGAAGGTCGGGGCTTTTCGCGCATCCGCGGTGCCTGGCTCGGTCTGGCCGCAGGACTCGACGGTCCGGTGGCCGTCCAGACCGGCGAGCGCCGGTTAAGCGGGACCTTCGAGACGATCGACGAGGCCGGCCGGCTGGTCGTTCGGTTGGCGGGCGGGACCCGCGTCCCAGTCTCCGCCGGCGAGGTGCATTTCGGAGCGGCCGCCAGCGCGGCCTGA
- a CDS encoding ribonuclease J, with protein MSNKGDELIFVPLGGVGEIGMNAALYGFGPPKHRKWIMVDLGMGFASEEHMPGVDLMYPDLSFAEEQRENLLGILITHGHEDHIGAIGELWPKLKVPIYATRFTKNLIEARRLGEPGAPKIDMRQVPADGRLELGPFSIEYVPVAHSIPEANALAIRTPLGMVLHTGDWKLDDTPVAGNSTSEETFTRLGEEGVLAIVCDSTNVTREGRSPSESEVADHLAELIRNSPHRVAVTTFASNVARMRAVCLAAQACGRDVVAVGRAMDRVIDVARECGYLDGLPEIRGAEAYGYLPREKVVALLTGSQGEARAALARVSRDEHPEISLAPGDRVIFSSRAIPGNERAVGAIINDLIEAGIQVITDRTELVHVSGHPRRDEMAAMYRWTKPRIAVPVHGEALHLAEHATFARKQGVEQVVKARNGTLIRLAPGEPEIVTHVKSGRIYKDGNVLVDSNDRAIPERRKLAFTGIVSVAIALDKNGEVKGEPSIDLMGLPSYGRKGEVIIDIIGDAVERTVNGLSRVKRRDSEAVENAVDRAIRSAVNEVWGKKPACHVMVVEV; from the coding sequence ATGTCGAACAAGGGAGATGAGCTGATCTTCGTGCCCCTCGGTGGGGTGGGCGAGATCGGCATGAATGCCGCGCTCTACGGCTTCGGGCCTCCGAAACACCGCAAGTGGATCATGGTCGATCTCGGCATGGGCTTCGCCAGTGAGGAGCACATGCCGGGCGTCGACCTGATGTACCCGGATCTCAGCTTCGCCGAGGAGCAGCGCGAAAACCTGCTCGGCATCCTGATCACCCATGGCCACGAGGACCATATCGGCGCCATCGGCGAGCTGTGGCCCAAGCTCAAGGTGCCGATCTACGCCACCCGCTTCACCAAGAACCTGATCGAGGCCCGCCGCCTCGGCGAGCCGGGCGCGCCCAAGATCGATATGCGTCAGGTCCCGGCCGACGGCCGCCTCGAACTCGGGCCATTCTCGATCGAGTACGTGCCGGTGGCGCACTCGATCCCCGAGGCCAACGCGCTCGCCATTCGCACGCCCCTCGGCATGGTGTTGCATACCGGCGACTGGAAGCTCGACGACACCCCGGTCGCCGGCAACTCGACCTCGGAGGAGACCTTCACCCGTCTCGGCGAGGAGGGCGTGCTGGCGATCGTCTGCGATTCGACCAACGTCACCCGCGAGGGCCGCTCGCCGAGCGAGTCGGAGGTGGCGGATCACCTCGCCGAGCTGATCCGCAACTCGCCGCACCGGGTCGCGGTGACGACCTTCGCGTCGAACGTCGCGCGCATGCGCGCCGTCTGCCTCGCCGCGCAGGCCTGCGGCCGCGACGTGGTGGCGGTCGGCCGCGCCATGGACCGGGTGATCGACGTCGCCCGCGAATGCGGCTACCTCGACGGGCTGCCGGAGATCCGCGGCGCCGAGGCCTATGGCTACCTGCCGCGCGAGAAGGTGGTGGCGCTGCTGACCGGCTCGCAGGGCGAGGCCCGGGCGGCTTTGGCCCGGGTGTCGCGCGACGAGCATCCGGAGATCTCGCTCGCCCCCGGCGACCGGGTGATCTTCTCTTCGCGGGCGATCCCCGGCAACGAGCGGGCGGTCGGCGCGATCATCAACGACCTGATCGAGGCTGGCATCCAGGTCATCACCGACCGGACCGAACTGGTCCACGTCTCGGGCCATCCGCGCCGCGACGAGATGGCGGCGATGTATCGCTGGACCAAGCCCCGCATCGCGGTGCCGGTGCACGGCGAGGCCCTGCATCTGGCCGAGCACGCCACCTTCGCCCGCAAGCAGGGCGTCGAGCAGGTGGTCAAGGCCCGCAACGGCACCCTGATCCGGCTGGCGCCGGGCGAGCCGGAGATCGTCACCCACGTGAAGAGCGGCCGGATCTACAAGGACGGCAACGTGCTCGTCGATTCGAACGACCGCGCCATCCCCGAGCGGCGCAAGCTCGCCTTCACGGGCATCGTCTCGGTGGCGATCGCGCTCGACAAGAACGGCGAGGTCAAGGGCGAGCCGTCGATCGACCTGATGGGTCTGCCGAGCTACGGCCGCAAGGGCGAGGTCATCATCGACATCATCGGCGACGCAGTCGAGCGGACGGTCAACGGGCTGTCGCGGGTCAAGCGGCGGGATTCCGAGGCGGTCGAGAACGCCGTCGACCGGGCGATCCGCTCGGCGGTCAACGAGGTGTGGGGTAAGAAGCCGGCCTGCCACGTGATGGTGGTGGAGGTGTGA
- a CDS encoding NADH-quinone oxidoreductase subunit M yields MLGLGILSGLIILPLVGAAFILTLRGDDESVRRNARWAALIATLATFLLSLVAWGRYDTSTAQFQLVETHAWLTETIRFKLGVDGFSMPLVLLTTFLMPFCVGASWLSIEHRVKEYFVAFLVLEATMIGVFCALDLVLFYLFFEAGLIPMFLIIGIWGGKRRIYASFKFFLYTLLGSVLMLLAIMAMYWQAGTTDIPTLLQTRFPANMQIWLWLAFFASFAVKMPMWPVHTWLPDAHVEAPTAGSVILAGILLKMGGYGFIRVSLPMFPDASHYFAPMVYTLSVVAIIYTSLVALVQTDIKKLIAYSSVAHMGFVTLGLFTLNEQGIQGALFLMISHGIVSGALFLCVGVIYDRMHTREISAYGGLVKRMPLYAVAMMVFTMANVGLPGTSGFVGEFLAMMGAFRANPMVSFFSVFGIILSAAYALWLFARVVYGKLEKPSLQAITDLDRREMLILAPLVALTIYYGVHPGPILDVFAPSTDALMQGMRAALSTTQTAAAALPVPH; encoded by the coding sequence ATGCTCGGCCTCGGGATCCTCTCCGGCCTCATCATCCTGCCGCTCGTCGGCGCCGCGTTCATCCTCACGCTCCGCGGCGACGACGAATCGGTCCGGCGCAACGCCCGCTGGGCGGCGCTCATCGCGACGCTCGCCACCTTCCTGCTGTCCCTGGTCGCCTGGGGCCGCTACGACACCTCCACGGCGCAGTTCCAGCTCGTCGAGACCCACGCCTGGCTGACCGAGACGATCCGGTTCAAGCTCGGCGTCGACGGCTTCTCGATGCCGCTCGTTCTGCTCACCACCTTCCTGATGCCGTTCTGCGTCGGTGCCTCCTGGCTGTCGATCGAGCACCGGGTGAAGGAGTACTTCGTCGCGTTTCTGGTCCTCGAGGCCACGATGATCGGCGTGTTCTGCGCCCTCGACCTGGTGCTGTTCTACCTGTTCTTCGAGGCCGGCCTGATCCCGATGTTCCTCATCATCGGCATCTGGGGCGGCAAGCGCCGGATCTACGCGTCGTTCAAGTTCTTCCTCTACACCCTGCTCGGCTCGGTGCTGATGCTGCTCGCCATCATGGCGATGTACTGGCAGGCCGGCACGACCGACATCCCGACCCTGCTGCAGACCCGGTTCCCGGCGAACATGCAGATCTGGCTCTGGCTCGCCTTCTTCGCCTCCTTCGCGGTGAAGATGCCGATGTGGCCGGTCCATACCTGGCTTCCCGACGCCCACGTCGAGGCGCCGACCGCCGGCTCGGTCATCCTGGCGGGCATCCTGCTGAAGATGGGCGGCTACGGCTTCATCCGGGTCTCGCTGCCGATGTTCCCGGACGCCTCGCACTACTTCGCCCCGATGGTCTACACGCTGTCGGTGGTGGCGATCATCTACACCTCGCTGGTCGCGCTGGTGCAGACCGACATCAAGAAGCTCATCGCCTATTCCTCCGTGGCGCATATGGGCTTCGTGACACTCGGCCTGTTCACGCTCAACGAGCAGGGCATCCAGGGCGCCCTGTTCCTGATGATCTCGCACGGCATCGTCTCGGGCGCGCTCTTCCTCTGCGTCGGCGTGATCTACGACCGGATGCACACCCGCGAGATCTCGGCCTATGGCGGCTTGGTGAAACGGATGCCGCTCTACGCGGTCGCCATGATGGTGTTCACGATGGCCAATGTCGGCCTGCCGGGCACCTCGGGCTTCGTCGGCGAGTTCCTGGCGATGATGGGCGCCTTCCGGGCCAACCCGATGGTGTCGTTCTTCTCGGTCTTCGGCATCATCCTGTCGGCGGCCTACGCCCTGTGGCTGTTCGCCCGTGTGGTCTACGGCAAGCTCGAGAAGCCGAGCCTGCAGGCGATCACCGACCTCGACCGCCGCGAGATGCTGATCCTCGCCCCGCTCGTGGCGCTGACGATCTATTACGGCGTCCATCCCGGCCCGATCCTCGACGTCTTCGCGCCCTCGACCGACGCGCTGATGCAAGGCATGCGCGCCGCCCTCTCCACGACCCAGACCGCTGCCGCGGCGCTGCCGGTCCCGCACTGA
- the mce gene encoding methylmalonyl-CoA epimerase: MIGRLNHVAIAVKDLDASAKVYRDTLGATLSAPLPQPEHGVTVIFVELPNSKIELLEPLGADSPINAFLERNPGGGIHHVCYEVDDILAARDKLKAQGARILGSGEPRIGAHGKPVLFLHPKDFLGTLVELEQA, encoded by the coding sequence ATGATCGGCAGGCTCAACCACGTCGCCATCGCGGTGAAGGATCTCGACGCCTCGGCGAAGGTGTATCGCGACACCCTCGGGGCGACCCTGTCGGCGCCGCTGCCGCAGCCGGAGCACGGCGTGACGGTGATCTTCGTCGAATTGCCCAACAGCAAGATCGAGCTACTGGAGCCGCTGGGTGCCGATTCGCCGATCAACGCGTTCCTGGAGCGCAACCCGGGCGGCGGCATCCATCACGTCTGCTACGAGGTCGACGACATCCTGGCGGCGCGCGACAAGCTGAAGGCGCAGGGCGCGCGCATCCTCGGCTCGGGCGAGCCGCGCATCGGCGCCCATGGCAAGCCGGTGCTGTTCCTGCACCCGAAGGACTTCCTCGGGACGTTGGTCGAGCTGGAGCAGGCGTGA
- the proS gene encoding proline--tRNA ligase yields MRLSRYFLPILRETPKEAEIVSHRLMLRAGMIRQESAGIYAWLPLGLRVLNRVADIIRAEQDRSGAIELLMPTIQSADLWRESGRYDAYGKEMLRIKDRHERDMLFGPTNEEMITAIFRSAVRSYKDLPKNLYHIQWKFRDEVRPRFGTMRSREFLMKDAYSFDLDQASARHSYNKMFVAYLRTFARLGLKAIPMRAETGPIGGDLSHEFIILAQTGESEVFCDRAYLDFATPEAATDFDDVAALQATVDHWTSRYAATSEMHDADAFGQVPAPEQMAARGIEVGHIFYFGTKYSEPMGAKVTGPDGQERPVHMGSYGIGPSRLVAAIIEAGHDESGIVWPDAVAPFDVALLNLKVGDAATDAACAKLQGELEAAGLTVLYDDRDERPGGKFATADLIGLPWQVIVGPKGLAEGKVEVKRRATGARETVAPDAVPAYLRQNRAS; encoded by the coding sequence ATGCGTCTCAGCCGCTACTTCCTGCCCATCCTGCGCGAGACGCCCAAGGAAGCGGAGATCGTCTCGCATCGGCTGATGCTGCGCGCCGGCATGATCCGCCAGGAATCTGCCGGCATCTACGCCTGGCTGCCGCTGGGCCTGCGGGTGCTGAACCGGGTGGCCGACATCATCCGGGCCGAGCAGGACCGCTCCGGCGCGATCGAGCTCCTGATGCCGACGATCCAGTCGGCCGACCTGTGGCGCGAATCCGGCCGTTACGACGCGTACGGCAAGGAGATGCTGCGCATCAAGGACCGGCACGAGCGCGACATGCTGTTCGGGCCGACCAACGAGGAGATGATCACCGCGATCTTCCGCTCGGCGGTGCGCTCCTACAAGGACCTGCCGAAGAACCTCTACCACATCCAGTGGAAGTTCCGCGACGAGGTGCGGCCGCGCTTCGGCACGATGCGCTCGCGCGAATTCCTGATGAAGGATGCCTACTCGTTCGACCTCGACCAGGCGAGCGCGCGGCATTCCTACAACAAGATGTTCGTCGCCTACCTGCGCACCTTCGCGCGGCTCGGCCTGAAGGCGATCCCGATGCGGGCCGAGACCGGGCCGATCGGCGGCGACCTGTCCCACGAATTCATCATCCTGGCCCAGACCGGCGAGAGCGAGGTCTTCTGCGACCGCGCCTATCTCGACTTCGCCACCCCGGAGGCGGCGACCGACTTCGACGACGTCGCGGCTCTCCAGGCCACGGTCGACCACTGGACCTCGCGCTACGCCGCCACCTCCGAGATGCACGACGCGGACGCCTTCGGGCAGGTGCCGGCGCCGGAGCAGATGGCCGCCCGCGGCATCGAGGTCGGCCACATCTTCTATTTCGGCACCAAGTACTCGGAGCCGATGGGCGCGAAGGTGACGGGGCCGGACGGGCAGGAGCGCCCGGTTCATATGGGCTCCTACGGCATCGGCCCGAGCCGGCTGGTGGCGGCGATCATCGAGGCGGGCCACGACGAATCCGGCATCGTGTGGCCGGATGCGGTGGCGCCCTTCGACGTCGCGCTCCTCAACCTCAAGGTCGGGGATGCGGCGACCGATGCCGCCTGCGCCAAGCTCCAGGGCGAGTTGGAGGCCGCCGGCCTCACGGTTCTGTACGACGATCGCGACGAGCGCCCGGGCGGAAAGTTCGCCACCGCCGACCTGATCGGCCTGCCCTGGCAGGTCATCGTCGGGCCGAAGGGGCTTGCCGAGGGCAAGGTCGAGGTGAAGCGCCGCGCCACCGGCGCCCGCGAGACCGTGGCCCCCGACGCCGTCCCGGCCTATCTCCGCCAGAACCGGGCGTCTTGA
- a CDS encoding DUF1467 family protein, which translates to MSVDALLDRATATIPRTLAVCIGLMLPVLALAIWGFRLSGFGAGALYFVVWWIALFGVLPFRAASDGTEVVVPGQDLGAPHKPQMRRKAVWTTLVSDVVFILAVAAFPLAGL; encoded by the coding sequence GTGAGCGTGGACGCCCTCCTCGACCGCGCCACGGCCACGATTCCCCGCACCCTCGCGGTCTGCATCGGGCTGATGCTGCCGGTGCTGGCGCTGGCGATCTGGGGCTTTCGCCTCAGCGGCTTCGGGGCGGGCGCCCTCTACTTCGTGGTGTGGTGGATCGCGCTGTTCGGGGTGCTGCCGTTCCGGGCCGCGTCCGACGGCACCGAGGTGGTCGTGCCGGGCCAGGATCTCGGCGCGCCGCACAAGCCGCAGATGCGCCGCAAGGCGGTGTGGACCACGCTGGTCTCCGACGTGGTGTTCATCCTGGCGGTCGCGGCCTTCCCGCTCGCCGGGCTGTAA
- a CDS encoding lipoprotein-releasing ABC transporter permease subunit, producing the protein MPLAAIRDRIPKVGALFAGRGGGATLPFAPFEWTIAGRYLRTRRKEGFVSVIALFSFLGIMLGVATLIIVLSVMNGFRKELLSKIVGINGHIFVAPIDRPLTDFADLSDRLGKVAGVHLALPMVEGQAFASSQFGGSGVLVRGVRADDLKKIPSVAGTIRGGTLENFDTGGGVAIGKRLAESLGLQAGDTITLATPKGATTPFGTAPRIKSYNVAAVFEVGMSEFDGTFVYMPLSEAQAFFNRDGDVSVIEIFLDNADSVGEARGELELAAERPVLITDWRQRNRTFFSALEVERNVMFIILTLIVLVAALNIVSGLIMLVKDKSSDIAILRTMGATRGAIMRVFLITGASIGILGTLAGFVLGLVFSANLTVIQRTLFPGAWDPTVRFLSEIPSETNASEVVAVVAMSMVLSLLATLYPSWRAARLDPVQALRYG; encoded by the coding sequence ATGCCCCTCGCCGCGATCCGCGACCGCATCCCGAAGGTCGGCGCCCTGTTCGCGGGACGCGGCGGGGGCGCCACCCTGCCATTCGCGCCCTTCGAATGGACGATCGCCGGGCGGTACCTGCGCACCCGGCGCAAAGAAGGCTTCGTCTCGGTCATCGCCCTGTTCTCGTTCCTCGGGATCATGCTGGGCGTGGCCACCCTCATCATCGTGCTCTCGGTGATGAACGGCTTCCGCAAGGAGCTGTTGAGCAAGATCGTCGGCATCAACGGCCACATCTTCGTCGCCCCGATCGACCGGCCGCTGACCGACTTCGCCGACCTGTCCGACCGGCTCGGCAAGGTGGCGGGCGTCCACCTCGCCCTGCCGATGGTCGAGGGCCAGGCCTTCGCCTCGTCGCAATTCGGCGGCTCAGGCGTGCTGGTGCGCGGCGTGCGCGCCGACGACCTGAAGAAGATCCCGTCGGTCGCGGGCACCATCCGGGGCGGCACGCTGGAGAATTTCGACACCGGCGGCGGCGTCGCGATCGGCAAGAGGCTCGCCGAGTCCCTGGGGCTCCAGGCCGGGGACACGATCACGCTGGCCACCCCGAAGGGCGCCACCACGCCGTTCGGCACCGCGCCGCGGATCAAGAGCTACAACGTCGCGGCGGTGTTCGAGGTCGGCATGTCCGAGTTCGACGGCACCTTCGTGTACATGCCGCTCTCGGAAGCGCAGGCCTTCTTCAACCGCGACGGCGACGTCTCGGTGATCGAGATCTTCCTCGACAACGCCGATTCTGTCGGCGAGGCGCGGGGAGAGCTGGAACTCGCCGCCGAACGCCCGGTGCTGATCACCGACTGGCGCCAGCGCAACCGCACCTTCTTCTCCGCCCTCGAGGTGGAGCGCAACGTGATGTTCATCATCCTCACGCTGATCGTGCTGGTGGCGGCGCTCAACATCGTGTCGGGCCTGATCATGCTGGTGAAGGACAAGTCGAGCGACATCGCGATCCTGCGCACCATGGGGGCGACACGGGGCGCGATCATGCGGGTGTTCCTCATCACCGGCGCCTCGATCGGCATCCTCGGCACGCTCGCCGGCTTCGTCCTCGGGCTCGTCTTCTCGGCCAACCTCACGGTGATCCAGCGCACGCTGTTTCCCGGCGCCTGGGATCCGACGGTGCGGTTCCTGTCCGAGATCCCGTCCGAGACCAATGCGAGCGAGGTCGTGGCGGTGGTGGCGATGTCGATGGTGCTGTCGCTCCTCGCCACGCTGTACCCGTCCTGGCGCGCCGCCCGGCTCGACCCGGTGCAGGCCCTGCGCTACGGCTGA
- a CDS encoding ABC transporter ATP-binding protein yields MDESPQQPVPALFLAQVERRYTQGTGHLEILRGADLAIWPGEIVALVAPSGTGKSTLLHVAGLLERPDGGEVYIGGQPSARMDDAARTRMRREEMGFVYQSHHLLPEFSALENVVLPQLIRGLSAREARSRAGELLSFLGLKERLSHRPAELSGGEQQRVAIARALANGPRLLLADEPTGNLDPQTAGHVFAILVSLVRASGVAALIATHNLELASRMDRRVTIQNGLIVQLA; encoded by the coding sequence ATGGACGAGTCCCCGCAGCAGCCGGTCCCGGCGCTCTTCCTCGCCCAGGTCGAGCGGCGCTACACCCAAGGCACCGGCCATCTCGAGATTCTGCGCGGTGCGGATCTCGCGATCTGGCCCGGCGAGATCGTGGCGCTGGTCGCGCCCTCCGGCACCGGCAAGTCGACCCTGCTCCACGTCGCCGGCCTTCTGGAGCGGCCCGACGGCGGCGAGGTCTATATCGGCGGCCAGCCGAGCGCCCGGATGGACGATGCCGCCCGCACCCGGATGCGGCGCGAGGAGATGGGCTTCGTCTATCAGTCGCATCACCTACTGCCGGAATTCTCGGCGCTGGAGAACGTGGTCCTGCCGCAGCTCATCCGCGGCCTGTCGGCCCGGGAAGCCCGCTCGCGCGCCGGCGAGCTGTTGTCGTTCCTCGGCCTCAAGGAGCGCCTGAGCCACCGCCCGGCGGAGCTGTCGGGCGGCGAGCAGCAGCGCGTCGCCATCGCCCGGGCGCTTGCCAACGGCCCGCGGCTGCTGCTGGCCGACGAGCCGACCGGCAACCTCGATCCGCAGACCGCCGGCCACGTCTTCGCGATCCTGGTCTCGCTGGTGCGGGCCTCGGGCGTCGCGGCGCTGATCGCCACCCACAACCTGGAGTTGGCCTCCCGGATGGACCGGCGGGTGACGATCCAGAACGGGCTGATCGTTCAGCTTGCCTGA